One Calditrichota bacterium genomic window, CGAATCGAAGAAATACGTAACCTGCGTGAGAATATTAACTATGCCCCATCAGAAGGCCGCTACCGCGTTTATATAATCGATGAAGTGCATATGCTTACAAATGAAGCATTTAATGCGCTGCTTAAAACATTGGAAGAGCCTCCATCGCATGCGGTTTTTATTTTTGCGACCACAGAAATCCATCGCGTTCCAGCCACGATATTATCCCGATGCCAGCGCTTCGATTTTAAGCGGATTCCTCTGAACACGATAATTAACCATCTTAAAACGATTTGTACATCTGAAAAGATTGAAATTGATGATGATGCGCTTTTACAAATTGCTAAAAAAGCAGATGGTTCCATGCGTGATTCGCAAAGTATTTTGGATCAGATTATTTCATTCAGCGGGCAAAAAATTACAATCAAAGAAGTTGAAGAATCGATTGGGGTAATAAACCAGGAAATCTTTTTTGATATAAGTGACAAAATTAAAGATCAAAACCTGAAAGAAATATTACTTGTTTCACGAAAACTCTTTACATCCGGGATTGATTTAACTGAACTAATGTTAGGCCTGGAAGAACATTTCCGCAATATGCTTGTGGCTGTCTCAATGGAATCTGTGGAACTGCTTGATGTGGCTGATACTTTTTCTGAGAAATATAAGCAGCAAATTAACAGCTATAATGAAAACGATTTGGTGGCTTATCTGAACATTATTTCTCAAACACTTGCCGATATGAAGTGGGCTCAACAGCCATATTTAAAATTTGAACTGGCCCTTGTAAAAATGGCAAAAATGTCGGCTTCAAAAAGCATTGAGCAAATCCTTGAAAAAGTGGATATGCTAAAAAAAAAAGCCCTGAATAAAACAGAGACACCAGTTGTTGAAACTTCTGTACCGGCCGAACCGCAATTACAGCTTTCCACAATAAAAGAAAAATGGCCCGCCATTGTTCAAAAAGTCCATTTAATTAAACCGATTGTTGCTTCTATTTTAGAAAAGTTTGAATTAAAAAAGTTTGAAGGATCTCATCTTGGAATAAAATTAGAGTGTAATGAATTTCAACAAGATATAGTTAATAAGAACAATACATTGATAGTTGAAACCCTTGAAGAAGAGTTTCAGCAACAAATGAAACTTGATATCGGTTTTGCTGTTGAAAAGACAGAACCGGGAAAAGCGCCGGAAAACTTATCAAAACAAAAAAAAGAGAAACTGGAAAAATTAGAAATGCTCAAAGCAAAGGATCCATTATTTAAACAATTTGTGGATGAATTTGGTTTAGAGCCGGAGTAAGGAGCAGAAATATGAATATGAATAATCTTTTAAAACAAGCTCAGAAAATGCAGGCTGATATGGCCAAAGCCCAGGATGAGCTGGCAAATATTACGGTTCAGGGTTCTTCTGGTGGCGGTATGGTTACTGTTGAAGCAAATTGTAAACTTGAAATTCTTTCAATCAAAATTGAAAAGGAAGTTGTTGATCCTGAAGATAAAGAAATGTTGGAAGATTTAATTGCTGCAGCCGTAAACCAAACAATACAAACTGCGCAACAAAAAGCCCAGGAAGAAATGCAGAAAATAACCGGTGGAATGCTTGGTGGAATGAACCTGCCTGGTAATTTAAATATCCCTGGAATGTGATAAAGAAAAATTATAAACGACAAAATACAAATATCAAAAAAACAACAATAAACAATCATCAAGCCACCCATTTACTCGTTGTTAAAATTAAATTTTGAGTTTAAAATTTAGTCGTTATTTGATATTTGTTTTTTGTTTGATTTCAAAATCGGCCTCTCATATGTCTTTAAATATCCCTTCACTTGATGAACTGATTACTCAACTAGCGCATCTGCCCGGTATTGGTAGAAAGTCGGCTCAGCGTCTTGCAATGCACATTTTAAAAAGTAATGATGGATTTGCAGATAAGCTGGTTAATGCTATTGTAAACGTTAAAGAAAACACACGGATTTGTAAGCGTTGTTTTAATCTTTCAGAAAATGAACTTTGTCTAATTTGTTCAGATGCCCGGCGTGATCCTTCAAAAATATGCGTTGTTGAAGATATTGTAGATATTATGGCCATTGAAGGTTCTCGGGAATATAAGGGGATTTATCATGTTTTAGGCGGTGTCGTATCTCCGCTGGCTGGGGTTTCGGTTGGGGATTTAAAAATTGCACAGCTTGTTGAACGTGTTAAAAATGAGAATATTAGCGAAGTTCTATTGGCTCTAAACCTGAGTACTGAGGGTGAAGCGACTATGATTTATATTTCTCAGCTGTTAAAAGATGTAGATGTTGAAATAACCCGGATTGCTCATGGCGTCCCAATGGGTTCTCACCTGGAATTTGTAGATCAGACTACCATAGGTCGGGCAATTGCCGGTCGCCAGAAATTATAACATTCCAATATTCTTAATACATTCAAATTATACCGGATTTGTAAAATGATATCTGAAACTGCCGGAAAATTTCATGCATCACAAAGCTCTGGTGAGGTTTCTTCGATATTAGTTTTACCCGATAATCCCATTTGTCTTTTTCTCCTGGCTCATGGTGCAGGCGCACCGATGAATCATTCTCATATGAAAAATATTGCGTTTTCATTGGCCGAAGAAAACATTGCCACATTCCGTTTTAATTTTCCTTACGCTGAAAACTCCAAAAGGGGGATTGACCCACGTCCGATTATTTTAAAAACGATTGAATCAGCAAATGAGGCAGCACAGAAAGCAACACCAGAATTACCCATGTTCGCCGGAGGTCATTCATTTGGTGGACGAATGACAACTACTTTAGTGAGTAATGGTGGATTGAAAAATATTAAAGGAATTGGTCTTTACTCGTTTCCGTTGCATCCACCAGGAAAAAATAGTATTGAAAGAGCCGATCATTTAAAAAGCATTAATATACCAATGCTGTTTTTATCAGGTACAAGAGATAAGCTGGCAGAAATAAATCTTTTAAAAGGTGTTTGTAATGAATTGCGGGATATTACAACGTTGCATTTA contains:
- the dnaX gene encoding DNA polymerase III subunit gamma/tau, coding for MSYVVIARRYRPQQFADIAGQEHITRTLSNSIANGRIGQAYIFAGPRGVGKTTAARILAMALNHEDGPTPTPDINSPICQAIIQGKSMDVMEIDGASNRRIEEIRNLRENINYAPSEGRYRVYIIDEVHMLTNEAFNALLKTLEEPPSHAVFIFATTEIHRVPATILSRCQRFDFKRIPLNTIINHLKTICTSEKIEIDDDALLQIAKKADGSMRDSQSILDQIISFSGQKITIKEVEESIGVINQEIFFDISDKIKDQNLKEILLVSRKLFTSGIDLTELMLGLEEHFRNMLVAVSMESVELLDVADTFSEKYKQQINSYNENDLVAYLNIISQTLADMKWAQQPYLKFELALVKMAKMSASKSIEQILEKVDMLKKKALNKTETPVVETSVPAEPQLQLSTIKEKWPAIVQKVHLIKPIVASILEKFELKKFEGSHLGIKLECNEFQQDIVNKNNTLIVETLEEEFQQQMKLDIGFAVEKTEPGKAPENLSKQKKEKLEKLEMLKAKDPLFKQFVDEFGLEPE
- a CDS encoding alpha/beta hydrolase; this translates as MISETAGKFHASQSSGEVSSILVLPDNPICLFLLAHGAGAPMNHSHMKNIAFSLAEENIATFRFNFPYAENSKRGIDPRPIILKTIESANEAAQKATPELPMFAGGHSFGGRMTTTLVSNGGLKNIKGIGLYSFPLHPPGKNSIERADHLKSINIPMLFLSGTRDKLAEINLLKGVCNELRDITTLHLIDTADHSFKILKRKRTNAENVYSEAAFNVRKWVISIL
- a CDS encoding YbaB/EbfC family nucleoid-associated protein, which gives rise to MNMNNLLKQAQKMQADMAKAQDELANITVQGSSGGGMVTVEANCKLEILSIKIEKEVVDPEDKEMLEDLIAAAVNQTIQTAQQKAQEEMQKITGGMLGGMNLPGNLNIPGM
- the recR gene encoding recombination protein RecR, with product MSLNIPSLDELITQLAHLPGIGRKSAQRLAMHILKSNDGFADKLVNAIVNVKENTRICKRCFNLSENELCLICSDARRDPSKICVVEDIVDIMAIEGSREYKGIYHVLGGVVSPLAGVSVGDLKIAQLVERVKNENISEVLLALNLSTEGEATMIYISQLLKDVDVEITRIAHGVPMGSHLEFVDQTTIGRAIAGRQKL